Proteins from a genomic interval of Amycolatopsis sp. cg13:
- a CDS encoding GTP-binding protein yields the protein MAKIPVTVLTGFLGSGKTTLVNHILTANHGHRIAVIENEFGEIPIDNALVLGGDEKIIEMSNGCCLCCTARTDLIEILQSLLRRRERFDRILIETSGMADPNPVAQTFFVDDEVSSAFALDAIVTLVDARHVGSHLEEGQHDGVGGQVSNQIAFADRIVLNKIDLVTEPEIQELRTQLRSVNATADILTSSYGSVDLDDILGINAFDLNRTVAADPGWLDDESHHHDPTLESVSIELDYPLDRAAFEQWLTALLSERGDDLYRFKGILAFDRRTVLQGVHRIYELTDAGEWGAEPPVSKLVLIGRNLDRAELTDTVSRCSLAAVGR from the coding sequence ATGGCCAAAATCCCGGTGACCGTTCTGACCGGCTTTCTCGGCTCCGGCAAAACCACGCTCGTCAACCACATCCTCACCGCGAACCACGGCCACCGGATCGCGGTGATCGAGAACGAGTTCGGCGAAATCCCGATCGACAACGCGCTCGTGCTCGGCGGCGACGAGAAAATCATCGAAATGAGCAACGGCTGCTGCCTGTGCTGCACCGCGCGTACCGACCTGATCGAAATCCTGCAGTCGCTGCTGCGCCGGCGCGAACGGTTCGACCGGATTCTCATCGAGACCAGCGGCATGGCCGACCCGAACCCGGTCGCGCAGACATTCTTCGTGGACGACGAGGTGTCGTCGGCCTTCGCACTGGACGCGATCGTCACGCTCGTCGACGCGCGGCACGTCGGCAGCCATCTCGAGGAGGGCCAACACGACGGCGTCGGCGGCCAGGTGAGCAACCAGATCGCGTTCGCCGACCGGATCGTGCTCAACAAGATCGACCTGGTCACCGAGCCGGAAATCCAGGAACTGCGCACGCAGCTGCGCTCGGTCAACGCGACCGCGGACATCCTCACGTCCAGCTACGGCAGCGTCGATCTGGACGACATCCTCGGCATCAACGCCTTCGACCTGAACCGCACCGTCGCCGCCGACCCCGGCTGGCTGGACGACGAGTCCCACCACCACGACCCGACGCTGGAATCCGTCTCGATCGAACTCGACTACCCCTTGGACCGCGCCGCGTTCGAACAGTGGCTCACCGCGCTGTTGTCCGAACGCGGCGACGACCTGTACCGATTCAAGGGAATCCTGGCCTTCGACCGCCGCACGGTGCTGCAAGGCGTCCATCGGATCTACGAACTGACCGATGCGGGCGAATGGGGTGCGGAGCCGCCGGTCAGCAAGCTCGTCCTGATCGGGCGGAACCTCGACCGCGCGGAGCTGACCGACACGGTGTCTCGCTGCAGCCTGGCCGCGGTTGGCCGGTGA